The following are from one region of the Prevotella communis genome:
- the panB gene encoding 3-methyl-2-oxobutanoate hydroxymethyltransferase, translating into MAGYLVSDNRKVTTHRFIEMKQKGEKISMLTSYDYTTAGIVDRAGIDGILVGDSASNVMAGNSTTLPMTVDQMIYHARSVVRAVKRALVVCDMPFGSYQTGVHDGVVNAIRIMKESGCDALKMEGGVEILDTVKAILDAGIPVMAHLGLTPQSINKFGTYAVRAKEEKEAAKLLSDAKALSEAGCFAVTLEKVPAALAEQVTREISVPTIGIGAGGKCDGQILVVADMLGMNQGFSPRFLRRYADLNTVMTDAIGQYVTDVKSGDFPNESESY; encoded by the coding sequence ATGGCAGGATATTTAGTAAGCGACAATCGTAAAGTGACGACACATCGCTTTATTGAAATGAAACAGAAAGGTGAGAAAATCTCAATGCTCACCTCTTACGATTACACCACGGCAGGCATCGTAGACCGTGCCGGTATTGACGGCATCCTGGTGGGTGACTCAGCATCAAATGTGATGGCTGGTAACTCTACCACGTTGCCTATGACCGTAGATCAGATGATCTATCACGCACGTTCGGTGGTTCGTGCCGTGAAACGTGCACTGGTGGTGTGTGACATGCCCTTCGGCTCTTATCAGACTGGTGTGCATGATGGCGTGGTGAATGCTATCCGCATCATGAAGGAGAGTGGATGTGACGCCCTGAAGATGGAGGGTGGCGTAGAGATACTGGACACCGTCAAGGCTATCCTGGATGCCGGTATCCCCGTGATGGCCCACCTGGGACTGACACCTCAGAGTATTAATAAGTTTGGTACATACGCTGTACGTGCCAAGGAGGAGAAGGAGGCCGCCAAACTACTGTCGGATGCCAAGGCTCTGAGTGAGGCCGGCTGTTTTGCCGTGACACTGGAGAAAGTGCCCGCAGCACTGGCCGAACAGGTGACCAGGGAAATCAGTGTGCCTACTATCGGTATCGGTGCTGGCGGTAAGTGCGACGGCCAGATCCTGGTAGTAGCGGATATGTTGGGTATGAACCAGGGCTTCTCTCCCCGTTTCCTGCGTCGCTATGCCGACCTGAATACGGTGATGACGGATGCTATCGGACAGTATGTTACTGACGTGAAGAGCGGTGACTTCCCCAACGAGAGTGAATCGTATTAA
- a CDS encoding HAD family hydrolase produces the protein MKQLKAALFDLDGVVFDTEPQYTVFWGSQCRLYHPERPGLEHEIKGSTLQQIYDKWWSGELEKERDIVTRRLNEFEAQMDYSYIAGFEAFVRDLRQHGVKTAVVTSSNMPKMESVFRVRPEFKSLFDAILTSEDFAESKPSPDCYLKGAERFGVSPDECVVLEDSINGLKSGRAAGMYVVGLTTTNTKENIEALSNIQIKDYQDINYQKLNTLWQDI, from the coding sequence ATGAAACAACTTAAAGCGGCGCTTTTTGACCTGGATGGTGTGGTGTTTGACACAGAGCCACAGTACACCGTTTTCTGGGGAAGTCAGTGCCGGTTATATCATCCGGAACGCCCAGGGCTGGAACATGAGATAAAGGGTTCTACGCTGCAGCAGATTTATGACAAGTGGTGGAGCGGCGAACTGGAGAAAGAGCGCGATATAGTGACCCGGCGCCTGAACGAATTTGAGGCACAGATGGACTATAGCTATATCGCTGGCTTCGAGGCTTTTGTGCGCGACTTGCGCCAGCATGGCGTGAAGACGGCTGTGGTGACAAGCAGCAATATGCCGAAGATGGAGAGCGTATTCCGTGTACGTCCGGAGTTCAAATCCCTCTTTGACGCGATTCTGACCAGTGAGGACTTTGCTGAGAGCAAGCCCTCGCCCGACTGCTATCTGAAGGGTGCTGAGCGTTTTGGCGTGAGTCCGGACGAGTGTGTCGTGTTGGAGGATAGTATTAATGGACTGAAGAGCGGACGTGCTGCCGGCATGTACGTCGTGGGACTGACCACCACGAATACCAAGGAGAATATCGAGGCATTATCGAATATACAGATTAAAGATTATCAGGATATAAATTACCAAAAGTTAAACACATTATGGCAGGATATTTAG
- the rsmG gene encoding 16S rRNA (guanine(527)-N(7))-methyltransferase RsmG — protein sequence MKLIEKYFPKLTNEQYAQFESLNALYHEWNQKINVISRKDIDNLYEHHVLHSMAIGRFIGFKPGTQILDFGTGGGFPGVPLAILFPECEFKLIDGTGKKIRVAQEVCDAIGLRNCHPEHLRGEDEKGKYDFVVSRAVMPLPDLVKIVRKNISKEQRNAIPNGVICLKGGNLQGETQPFKKIVQSTELSSYFSEEWFKEKYCIYLPL from the coding sequence ATGAAATTGATTGAAAAGTATTTTCCAAAGCTCACCAACGAGCAATATGCGCAGTTTGAATCCCTGAATGCGCTGTATCATGAATGGAATCAGAAGATTAACGTTATCTCGCGCAAGGATATCGACAATCTGTATGAGCACCATGTGCTTCACTCCATGGCTATCGGCCGCTTCATAGGCTTCAAGCCCGGCACGCAGATTCTCGACTTCGGCACCGGTGGCGGTTTCCCCGGTGTGCCCCTGGCCATTCTGTTTCCAGAGTGCGAGTTCAAGCTCATCGACGGCACGGGCAAGAAGATTCGCGTGGCGCAGGAGGTATGCGATGCTATCGGACTGAGGAACTGTCACCCCGAGCATCTGCGTGGCGAGGACGAGAAAGGCAAGTACGACTTCGTGGTGAGTCGTGCCGTGATGCCCCTGCCCGACCTTGTGAAGATTGTCCGCAAGAATATCAGCAAGGAGCAGCGCAATGCCATCCCCAACGGTGTCATCTGCCTGAAGGGAGGCAACCTGCAGGGCGAGACGCAGCCTTTCAAGAAGATTGTCCAGTCCACGGAACTCTCCAGCTATTTCAGTGAGGAGTGGTTCAAGGAGAAATACTGTATCTACTTACCATTGTAA
- a CDS encoding MBL fold metallo-hydrolase, producing MLTIKAFEVNPLQENCYVVSDDTKECVIIDCGALYDNEQHAIQNYIREQQLKPVHHLCTHGHFDHVFGAAFVYKAFGLKPEAHANDQTMIEDLDQQCRMMGFDLGTSFTNIPLGRILSDQDVITFGHHSLKVLHTPGHSSGSIIFYCEEEHVAFSGDTLFRMSVGRTDLPGGSWEQLINSLSTVIAQLPAETTVYPGHGPKTNILDEVRMNPYFH from the coding sequence ATGCTGACTATCAAGGCTTTTGAGGTAAACCCTCTGCAGGAGAACTGCTACGTAGTGAGCGACGACACAAAAGAGTGTGTCATCATTGACTGTGGTGCCCTTTATGACAACGAACAGCATGCTATCCAGAACTATATCCGGGAGCAGCAGTTGAAACCCGTGCACCATCTCTGCACGCATGGCCACTTTGACCATGTGTTTGGCGCTGCCTTTGTTTACAAGGCCTTCGGACTGAAGCCTGAGGCTCACGCCAATGACCAGACGATGATAGAGGACCTTGACCAGCAGTGCCGCATGATGGGTTTCGACCTTGGCACCAGTTTTACCAACATCCCCTTGGGCAGGATTCTCAGTGATCAGGATGTCATCACCTTTGGCCATCACAGTCTGAAGGTGCTCCACACCCCAGGCCATTCTTCCGGCAGCATCATCTTCTATTGCGAAGAAGAGCATGTAGCCTTCTCGGGCGACACGCTCTTCCGTATGAGTGTAGGCCGTACCGACCTCCCTGGCGGCTCTTGGGAACAGTTAATCAACAGCCTTTCTACTGTCATTGCCCAGCTCCCCGCCGAGACCACCGTCTATCCAGGCCATGGTCCCAAGACCAATATCCTCGATGAGGTAAGGATGAATCCATATTTCCATTAA